The following are from one region of the Salvelinus alpinus chromosome 16, SLU_Salpinus.1, whole genome shotgun sequence genome:
- the LOC139541236 gene encoding glycosaminoglycan xylosylkinase-like isoform X3 gives MKLKQRVVVLVAVLLLLGLAKLLLLNGGEESAASRRDLRAFRKMEAGLSLSRGARLTHTLQSPWEVAGQWVGPREVYPEETPELAAVLTALGTARVERADVGYKGTQLKALLVLDGGQKVVFKPKRYSRDYMVEGEPYAGYDRHNAEVAAFHLDRILGFRRAPLVVGRFFNLRTELKPVATDQLLSTFLMQGNNSCFYGKCYYCRESEPACAEGENMEGSLTLWLPDVWPLQKHRHPWGRTYREGKLARWEYDESYCDAVKKMPPYDAGPRLLDVIDTAIFDYLIGNADRHHYESFQDDGGASMLILLDNAKRDVTVHQTHGLVRIVVTVRYSEN, from the exons ATGAAGTTGAAGCAGCGTGTGGTTGTACTGGTTGCCGTGCTACTCCTGTTGGGGCTTGCCAAACTTCTTCTGCTGAACGGAGGAGAGGAGTCCGCAGCCAGCCGACGAGACCTCAGAGCCTTCCGCAAG ATGGAGGCAGGCCTGTCTCTCTCCCGCGGTGCCCGTTTAACACACACTCTCCAGTCTCCATGGGAGGTGGCAGGCCAGTGGGTGGGCCCAAGGGAGGTGTACCCTGAGGAGACCCCCGAGCTGGCAGCCGTCCTCACCGCGCTGGGCACTGCAAGGGTGGAGCGAGCAGACGTGGGCTACAAGGGCACCCAGCTCAAAGCTCTACTAGTACTGGACGGGGGGCAGAAAGTGGTCTTTAAACCCAAGAG gTATAGTAGAGACTATATGGTAGAAGGAGAGCCATATGCAGGTTATGACAGACACAATGCAGAGGTGGCAGCTTTTCACCTGGACag GATCCTGGGCTTCAGGAGAGCACCCCTAGTGGTAGGGAGGTTTTTCAACCTGAGGACTGAGCTCAAACCTGTCGCCACGGACCAGCTACTCAGTACCTTTCTAATGCAGG gtaatAATAGTTGTTTCTATGGGAAGTGTTACTACTGTAGAGAGAGTGAGCCGGCATGTGCGGAGGGAGAGAACATGGAGGGATCTTTAACTCTCTGGCTGCCAGATGTCTGGCCGCTCCAGAAACATAGACACCCCTGGGGACGCACTTACAGGGAGGGCAAACTGGCCAG gtgggagTATGATGAGAGCTACTGTGATGCGGTAAAGAAGATGCCTCCGTACGACGCTGGTCCCAGACTGCTGGACGTCATCGACACGGCCATCTTTGATTACCTCATCGGCAACGCAGACCGACATCATTATGAGAGTTTCCAAGACGATGGAGGAGCCAGCATGCTCATTCTGCTGGATAATGCAAAGAG GGATGTAACGGT
- the LOC139541236 gene encoding glycosaminoglycan xylosylkinase-like isoform X4 has translation MKLKQRVVVLVAVLLLLGLAKLLLLNGGEESAASRRDLRAFRKMEAGLSLSRGARLTHTLQSPWEVAGQWVGPREVYPEETPELAAVLTALGTARVERADVGYKGTQLKALLVLDGGQKVVFKPKRYSRDYMVEGEPYAGYDRHNAEVAAFHLDRILGFRRAPLVVGRFFNLRTELKPVATDQLLSTFLMQGNNSCFYGKCYYCRESEPACAEGENMEGSLTLWLPDVWPLQKHRHPWGRTYREGKLARWEYDESYCDAVKKMPPYDAGPRLLDVIDTAIFDYLIGNADRHHYESFQDDGGASMLILLDNAKRDVTVHQTHGLFWECSSG, from the exons ATGAAGTTGAAGCAGCGTGTGGTTGTACTGGTTGCCGTGCTACTCCTGTTGGGGCTTGCCAAACTTCTTCTGCTGAACGGAGGAGAGGAGTCCGCAGCCAGCCGACGAGACCTCAGAGCCTTCCGCAAG ATGGAGGCAGGCCTGTCTCTCTCCCGCGGTGCCCGTTTAACACACACTCTCCAGTCTCCATGGGAGGTGGCAGGCCAGTGGGTGGGCCCAAGGGAGGTGTACCCTGAGGAGACCCCCGAGCTGGCAGCCGTCCTCACCGCGCTGGGCACTGCAAGGGTGGAGCGAGCAGACGTGGGCTACAAGGGCACCCAGCTCAAAGCTCTACTAGTACTGGACGGGGGGCAGAAAGTGGTCTTTAAACCCAAGAG gTATAGTAGAGACTATATGGTAGAAGGAGAGCCATATGCAGGTTATGACAGACACAATGCAGAGGTGGCAGCTTTTCACCTGGACag GATCCTGGGCTTCAGGAGAGCACCCCTAGTGGTAGGGAGGTTTTTCAACCTGAGGACTGAGCTCAAACCTGTCGCCACGGACCAGCTACTCAGTACCTTTCTAATGCAGG gtaatAATAGTTGTTTCTATGGGAAGTGTTACTACTGTAGAGAGAGTGAGCCGGCATGTGCGGAGGGAGAGAACATGGAGGGATCTTTAACTCTCTGGCTGCCAGATGTCTGGCCGCTCCAGAAACATAGACACCCCTGGGGACGCACTTACAGGGAGGGCAAACTGGCCAG gtgggagTATGATGAGAGCTACTGTGATGCGGTAAAGAAGATGCCTCCGTACGACGCTGGTCCCAGACTGCTGGACGTCATCGACACGGCCATCTTTGATTACCTCATCGGCAACGCAGACCGACATCATTATGAGAGTTTCCAAGACGATGGAGGAGCCAGCATGCTCATTCTGCTGGATAATGCAAAGAG GGATGTAACGGT